Proteins co-encoded in one Chitinophagales bacterium genomic window:
- a CDS encoding arylesterase — translation MQFIKQLLPLFIIALLFTSCNDAAQENITKKIAENAVDNSQVAENPKLNDTQKKNILFFGDSLTAGYGLEDELAMAYPQIIQEKIDSLALPYRVINAGLSGETTATGANRIGWVLKQKVDIFVLELGGNDALRGVKPDETHKNLQVILDKVKEKYPDAKVIVAGMEAPPSMGSIYTTEFRAVFKDIADNNEVVLIPFLLEKVGGIAELNQPDGIHPTEKGHRLVAETVWQYVAPILKGA, via the coding sequence ATGCAATTCATAAAACAACTTCTGCCTCTATTCATCATCGCTCTACTTTTTACGAGCTGCAATGATGCAGCACAAGAGAATATAACCAAAAAGATTGCTGAAAATGCAGTTGATAACTCCCAAGTAGCAGAAAACCCTAAATTGAACGACACCCAAAAAAAGAATATATTGTTTTTTGGAGATAGTTTGACCGCAGGTTACGGATTGGAAGATGAACTGGCGATGGCTTATCCTCAAATCATTCAAGAAAAAATAGATTCTTTAGCCTTGCCTTACCGAGTTATCAATGCAGGTTTGAGCGGAGAAACCACTGCAACGGGCGCCAATCGAATTGGTTGGGTATTGAAGCAAAAAGTAGATATTTTTGTGTTGGAACTGGGCGGAAATGATGCTTTGCGTGGAGTCAAGCCTGATGAAACACACAAAAATTTGCAGGTTATTTTGGATAAAGTCAAAGAAAAATATCCTGATGCAAAGGTTATAGTAGCTGGAATGGAAGCCCCGCCAAGCATGGGTAGTATTTACACCACTGAATTTCGAGCTGTATTCAAAGATATTGCTGACAACAACGAGGTCGTACTTATTCCGTTTTTGTTAGAGAAAGTGGGCGGCATAGCTGAACTAAATCAGCCAGATGGCATTCACCCAACCGAAAAAGGACATCGCTTAGTTGCCGAAACAGTGTGGCAATATGTAGCTCCTATCTTGAAGGGAGCGTAA
- a CDS encoding S8 family serine peptidase, translating into MSYFRLLNRLVVCLLLTLCVLELSAQKVEEIYCEGKIFLKLKSTSQVELPAINSKSDVNAYPYFKDLLQKFKAYKLFRPYKNLKSSTFQNLYQIEFEEDKQIEAFIRDLKKQDMVDYVEPIPMDYVLAEPNDQYEGQQWYLSKMQVFEAWDITSGSNDVVVAIVDDAIKVTHEDLKDNIWVNEGEIPDNGIDDDGNGYIDDYKGWDAADNDNNPSPPIGSPYLRHGTHVTGIAAARTNNNLGVASIGNGIKILPIKATEDAQATSAQITHGWEGISYAISMGVDVINLSWGSKASSETYQNMINEAHNQGIIIVAAAGNNNDSKKIYPAAYNHVLAVASTDFADKKLTSSTYGDWIDVSAPGGTIISTGSISNDAYEINSGTSMSAPMVTGLLGLMKSYDKTIAADDIVACLLANTDPILDSQFATSMGTGRINAYETLNCLLSVNCSVPESPSTDQLSPTTALLSWRNEGSSSYKIAYKLETASNWIYTNATASVFYLQNLQPNKTYVVKVASFCGDNLSDYSPASSFTTKSIQCMPPTGINLKVISSKQVRVGWSLEDNKYVESYKLRYKKKASNTWKSLTTVEIPVFIDNLEEEQSYELQVACNCFGKQSEYSATVGFFTKSAYQINTEDKPTIAGEKEEIEQIEAYVPGLQAFPNPSNGQLFVEYLEEKATQVNLNVYDLLGRLVSSQNLPVEEGLNRFELDLSTQPKGRYIVELAGTNQPLKQSIIIY; encoded by the coding sequence ATGAGTTATTTTCGATTATTAAATAGGCTAGTTGTGTGCCTATTGCTGACGTTGTGTGTTTTAGAATTATCTGCTCAAAAAGTAGAAGAAATATACTGTGAGGGTAAAATTTTCTTAAAGCTAAAATCTACCTCTCAAGTAGAGTTACCTGCTATCAATAGCAAATCTGATGTCAATGCATATCCTTACTTCAAAGATTTGCTTCAAAAATTCAAAGCTTACAAACTGTTTAGACCTTATAAAAACCTCAAATCAAGTACTTTTCAAAACTTATATCAAATTGAATTTGAGGAAGATAAACAAATTGAAGCATTTATAAGAGATTTGAAAAAACAAGATATGGTCGATTATGTTGAGCCAATTCCTATGGACTATGTATTGGCTGAACCCAACGATCAATACGAAGGACAACAATGGTATTTGAGTAAAATGCAAGTATTTGAAGCTTGGGATATTACTAGTGGTTCTAATGACGTTGTGGTCGCAATTGTAGATGATGCTATAAAAGTAACCCATGAAGATTTGAAAGATAACATTTGGGTAAATGAAGGAGAAATTCCTGACAATGGAATAGATGATGATGGAAATGGTTATATAGATGATTACAAAGGATGGGATGCAGCAGACAATGATAATAACCCTAGTCCGCCAATAGGTTCTCCCTATCTCCGACATGGTACACACGTTACTGGAATTGCAGCAGCTAGAACCAATAATAATTTAGGAGTTGCCTCTATTGGCAATGGAATCAAAATTCTACCCATCAAAGCTACGGAAGATGCTCAAGCAACCAGCGCACAAATAACACATGGATGGGAGGGAATAAGTTATGCGATTTCGATGGGTGTAGATGTCATCAATCTATCCTGGGGGAGTAAGGCATCTTCCGAAACCTATCAAAATATGATTAACGAAGCACATAACCAAGGAATTATTATTGTAGCAGCAGCAGGAAACAATAATGACAGCAAGAAAATCTATCCTGCAGCTTACAATCATGTTTTGGCAGTGGCTAGTACAGATTTTGCAGACAAAAAATTGACATCTTCTACTTACGGTGACTGGATTGACGTATCCGCACCAGGCGGAACCATTATCAGCACTGGAAGCATCTCAAATGATGCATATGAAATCAATAGCGGCACTTCAATGTCTGCTCCAATGGTGACAGGCTTATTAGGACTGATGAAATCTTATGACAAAACAATTGCTGCAGATGATATAGTTGCTTGTTTATTAGCCAATACCGATCCTATTTTAGATTCACAATTTGCGACTTCAATGGGAACAGGACGTATCAATGCCTATGAAACCCTTAATTGTTTATTGTCAGTTAATTGTAGTGTACCAGAATCACCTTCAACCGATCAACTTAGCCCTACAACTGCCTTATTGAGTTGGAGAAATGAAGGAAGTTCATCCTACAAAATTGCCTACAAATTAGAAACTGCTTCTAATTGGATTTACACCAATGCCACTGCATCTGTCTTTTACCTTCAAAATTTGCAGCCCAACAAAACGTATGTAGTCAAAGTAGCTTCTTTTTGTGGAGACAATCTAAGCGATTATAGTCCTGCAAGCAGTTTCACTACAAAATCTATTCAGTGTATGCCTCCGACAGGTATCAATCTTAAAGTCATTTCTTCAAAGCAAGTACGAGTAGGTTGGTCTTTAGAGGACAATAAATATGTAGAAAGTTACAAACTTCGCTATAAAAAGAAAGCGAGCAATACTTGGAAATCATTGACAACAGTTGAAATCCCTGTATTCATTGATAATTTGGAAGAAGAGCAATCATATGAACTTCAAGTTGCCTGCAATTGCTTTGGCAAGCAAAGCGAGTATTCAGCAACGGTTGGTTTTTTTACCAAAAGTGCTTATCAGATAAATACAGAAGATAAACCAACAATCGCAGGTGAGAAAGAAGAAATAGAACAAATAGAAGCCTATGTACCAGGTTTGCAAGCGTTTCCAAATCCTTCAAATGGCCAATTATTTGTAGAATATTTGGAGGAAAAAGCTACACAAGTCAATCTAAATGTTTATGATTTATTGGGACGATTGGTAAGTTCTCAAAACTTGCCAGTTGAAGAAGGACTGAATAGGTTTGAGTTAGACTTAAGCACTCAGCCAAAGGGTAGATATATTGTGGAATTGGCAGGAACAAATCAGCCATTGAAGCAGTCTATAATAATCTACTGA
- a CDS encoding glycerate kinase, with the protein MRILIAPDKFKDALDAVDVAQAIADGLQLQDKDIDYHLFPLADGGEGTSKILTYHTQGTLHNLEVTDPLLRPIEASYGISGDGKTAFIEMAAASGLHLLMPSERNCYYTSSYGTGELILDALEQEVEHIILGIGGSATNDAGIGMANALGYRFLDKYNMELAPIGESLEHIAKIDATNLKAYLDNTRFTFAYDVDCPLYGPRGAAYMYGRQKGASFDQIESLDLGLENFARIAKWNYRKDVENIEGAGAAGGMGAGAYFFLNAEPRKGTELVMEITDFKEQLLHTELIITGEGKIDAQTLQGKVVKGICDTAKVLNIPVIALCGTLDANPEVMEKLVGLTYAISISNRPNSLSDALKSTKQDLTLAAYNLLRFMQLTL; encoded by the coding sequence ATGCGTATTCTCATAGCACCAGATAAATTCAAAGATGCCCTTGATGCAGTTGACGTTGCACAGGCGATTGCAGATGGACTTCAACTACAAGACAAAGACATAGACTACCATTTATTTCCATTAGCGGATGGCGGTGAAGGAACCTCCAAAATTTTGACCTACCACACACAAGGAACACTACACAACCTCGAAGTAACTGATCCTTTATTGCGCCCAATTGAAGCGAGTTATGGTATATCTGGAGATGGAAAAACTGCATTTATCGAAATGGCTGCCGCATCAGGATTACATCTTTTGATGCCTTCTGAAAGAAATTGTTATTACACAAGTAGCTATGGTACAGGTGAGCTGATACTAGATGCTTTAGAGCAAGAAGTTGAACACATTATTTTAGGCATTGGAGGCAGTGCTACCAATGATGCGGGAATTGGTATGGCAAACGCTTTGGGGTATCGCTTTTTGGATAAATACAACATGGAACTTGCCCCTATTGGAGAAAGTTTGGAACACATTGCCAAAATTGATGCTACCAATCTCAAAGCATACCTAGACAATACCCGTTTTACCTTTGCCTACGATGTCGACTGTCCTCTTTATGGTCCACGAGGTGCAGCATATATGTATGGTCGTCAAAAAGGAGCGAGTTTTGACCAAATAGAATCCTTAGATTTGGGCTTAGAAAATTTTGCCAGAATCGCTAAATGGAATTACCGCAAGGATGTAGAAAACATAGAAGGAGCAGGAGCCGCAGGTGGAATGGGAGCAGGGGCTTATTTTTTCCTCAATGCTGAGCCACGAAAAGGTACAGAATTGGTTATGGAAATCACTGACTTCAAAGAACAACTACTCCATACAGAACTCATCATTACAGGCGAAGGCAAAATAGATGCCCAAACGCTTCAAGGTAAAGTGGTCAAAGGAATATGTGATACTGCAAAAGTTCTCAACATTCCTGTTATCGCCTTGTGCGGCACATTGGATGCAAATCCTGAGGTGATGGAAAAACTTGTGGGTTTAACCTATGCCATATCTATTTCCAATCGCCCAAACTCACTATCCGATGCCTTGAAAAGTACGAAGCAAGATCTCACTCTTGCCGCCTATAATTTGCTGCGATTCATGCAATTGACGCTTTGA
- a CDS encoding YdeI/OmpD-associated family protein: MQIFTQFYAPNRKAWRKWLAENHQTEKGVWLIYYKVHTNQPTVPYNEAVEEALCFGWIDSKPNKLDDDRYMQMFTPRKPKSVWSRLNKIRVAALIKEDKMMDKGLKAIEVAKKNGHWTIYDEIENLVIPEDLSNALSENLVAQQFFEKFSDSSKKNILWWIKSAKQAATRQRRIEKTVALAAVNKKANH, encoded by the coding sequence ATGCAAATATTTACACAATTCTATGCCCCCAATCGCAAAGCATGGCGAAAATGGTTGGCTGAAAATCACCAAACTGAAAAAGGTGTTTGGCTGATTTACTATAAAGTGCACACCAATCAACCAACAGTGCCTTATAATGAGGCAGTGGAGGAAGCACTGTGCTTTGGTTGGATTGATAGCAAGCCGAACAAGTTAGACGATGATCGGTATATGCAAATGTTTACACCTCGAAAACCTAAAAGTGTATGGTCACGTCTTAATAAAATACGGGTTGCAGCTTTGATAAAAGAAGACAAAATGATGGATAAAGGTTTAAAAGCCATTGAAGTAGCAAAAAAAAATGGACATTGGACTATCTATGATGAGATTGAAAACTTGGTGATTCCTGAGGATTTGTCAAATGCTTTGAGTGAAAATCTAGTGGCACAACAATTCTTTGAAAAGTTTAGTGATTCTTCTAAAAAAAATATATTGTGGTGGATAAAAAGTGCAAAACAAGCTGCTACTCGACAACGGCGAATTGAAAAAACCGTGGCTTTGGCGGCAGTCAATAAAAAGGCGAATCATTAG
- a CDS encoding YkgJ family cysteine cluster protein, with protein MKQSDLIQDWRDRKTANKKKLRTFTGNLRRKKGKKLDELGDELHEKVFREIDCLDCANCCTSIPPMLLRADITRISKYLGMKPSQFEAEYLVIDEDGDVVMNSTPCPFLESDNKCFIYEHRPKACRKYPHTDQLEFSQNLHLHATNANHCPAVFHILERMMAE; from the coding sequence TTGAAACAATCAGACCTTATACAAGATTGGCGAGACCGCAAAACTGCAAACAAAAAAAAACTTCGAACATTCACAGGCAATCTTCGCCGCAAAAAAGGCAAAAAACTCGATGAATTAGGAGATGAACTGCACGAAAAAGTCTTTCGAGAAATTGACTGTTTGGATTGTGCCAATTGCTGCACCAGTATTCCGCCAATGTTGTTGCGAGCAGACATTACCCGTATTTCCAAATATTTGGGTATGAAACCATCACAATTTGAAGCTGAATATTTGGTAATAGATGAAGACGGAGATGTTGTGATGAATAGTACGCCTTGCCCTTTTTTAGAATCGGACAATAAGTGTTTCATTTACGAACACCGCCCCAAAGCTTGTCGCAAATACCCACATACTGACCAACTGGAATTTTCCCAAAACCTACACCTACACGCCACCAATGCCAACCATTGCCCCGCAGTATTTCACATTTTGGAGCGAATGATGGCTGAATAA
- a CDS encoding penicillin acylase family protein, producing MKFIQFLISLILTIALVYALNYPVTAFPIVGEKLQETPASRLPALGQFINPFVGFWQNGETEKPNIAKNIHHPSLQSPVEVVYDKRLVPHIFAENEHDLYFAQGYITAQLRLWQMDFQSRAAAGRLSEIIGTPTLNYDKEQRRIGMGFAAEKVVQNIKADATSMAAAQAYLDGVNAYIEKLSYRNLPLEFKLMSYWPEKWTIESLANLYTYMAKDLSFRERDIEMTNALKLFGREDFQIMYPDFPKGIDPIIPNNTDWNFEATKIDTISVDASSTNFNNEEQALLHPSLLTKPDPDNGSNNWVVSGSKTKSGNPILCNDPHLGLNLPSIWLEFQLQTPEMNVYGVCLPGSPGIVIGFNENIAWGVTNGGHDVADWYKIVFKDDATKAEYKFDGEWRKTTQRIEEIKIKGGNVVNDTVIYTHIGPVSYQDETNPKHNMALHWKAHEGSNEFKTFYLLNKAKNYDDYNDALKTYECPAQNFAFAAKDGTIAMWHQGKFPLLKLGQGKRVQDGTKSSEQWQGYIPREHNPHVINPSRGFVSSANQHPAGIDYPYYYSGNFEFYRNRRLNQQLTMLKDIEVEDMKALQNDNYNLKAAELLPVVLSYLSDSTMSEKEKLSYNLLKEWNYENTVEQLAPSIFEELWNQLFILIWDEVEAAEIAKTPMEYPQAYPTIQLYTTQPNHKLLDIKATPEKENAAMLAQKAFSAAVTELDLWQVKNVKEYTWGNFKGTAITHLAKIPTFSMQGLATNGNRGILNATSERHGPSWRMVVELGDSIQAWGVYPGGQSGNPGSPYYTNFVKTWVDGEYYPLWFMKNATDESGGVLLKQSFGK from the coding sequence ATGAAATTTATCCAATTTTTAATATCTTTAATATTGACAATTGCGCTGGTGTATGCGCTCAATTACCCCGTGACAGCATTTCCGATAGTCGGTGAAAAACTGCAAGAAACACCAGCTAGTAGATTACCTGCATTGGGACAATTCATCAACCCATTTGTAGGATTTTGGCAAAATGGTGAAACCGAAAAACCGAATATTGCCAAGAATATTCACCATCCCAGTCTTCAATCTCCAGTTGAAGTAGTCTATGATAAACGACTGGTTCCGCATATTTTCGCCGAAAACGAACATGATTTGTATTTTGCACAAGGATACATTACAGCACAACTTCGATTGTGGCAAATGGATTTTCAATCAAGAGCTGCCGCAGGGCGATTGTCCGAAATTATTGGTACACCGACTTTGAATTACGACAAAGAACAAAGGCGAATAGGGATGGGCTTCGCTGCCGAAAAAGTAGTACAAAACATTAAAGCAGACGCTACTTCAATGGCTGCCGCACAAGCATATTTGGATGGAGTCAATGCCTATATAGAGAAATTGAGTTACCGAAATTTACCCTTAGAATTCAAACTCATGAGTTATTGGCCCGAAAAATGGACGATAGAAAGCCTAGCAAATCTATACACCTATATGGCAAAAGATTTGTCTTTTCGAGAGCGAGATATTGAAATGACCAATGCTCTAAAACTGTTTGGAAGAGAAGATTTCCAAATCATGTATCCAGATTTTCCAAAAGGAATTGACCCTATCATACCCAACAATACAGATTGGAATTTTGAAGCTACAAAAATAGATACTATAAGTGTAGATGCTTCATCTACCAACTTCAACAATGAAGAGCAAGCCTTACTACATCCTTCACTTCTCACCAAACCCGATCCAGACAATGGTAGCAACAATTGGGTGGTAAGTGGTAGCAAAACAAAATCGGGAAACCCCATACTTTGTAATGATCCACATTTGGGTTTGAACCTGCCTTCTATATGGCTTGAATTTCAATTACAAACGCCCGAAATGAATGTATATGGCGTTTGCCTTCCAGGTTCTCCCGGCATTGTGATTGGCTTCAATGAAAACATTGCATGGGGAGTGACAAATGGTGGACACGATGTAGCCGATTGGTACAAAATTGTCTTCAAAGACGATGCTACGAAAGCCGAATACAAATTTGATGGAGAATGGCGAAAAACTACCCAGCGCATTGAAGAAATAAAAATCAAAGGCGGAAATGTGGTCAATGATACGGTCATTTATACACATATTGGACCAGTTAGCTATCAAGACGAAACCAACCCCAAACACAATATGGCATTGCATTGGAAGGCACATGAGGGGTCTAATGAGTTCAAAACCTTCTATTTGTTAAACAAAGCAAAAAATTACGACGATTACAATGACGCATTGAAGACCTACGAATGTCCTGCCCAAAATTTTGCATTTGCGGCTAAAGACGGAACGATAGCTATGTGGCATCAGGGAAAATTCCCACTCTTAAAACTAGGTCAGGGAAAAAGAGTGCAAGATGGAACAAAATCTTCTGAACAGTGGCAAGGGTATATACCAAGAGAACACAATCCGCACGTAATCAATCCATCAAGAGGATTTGTGAGTTCTGCCAATCAACATCCTGCGGGAATTGATTATCCCTATTATTACAGCGGAAATTTTGAATTTTATAGAAATAGAAGGTTGAACCAACAACTGACAATGCTCAAAGACATTGAAGTAGAAGACATGAAAGCCCTTCAAAATGACAACTACAATTTGAAGGCAGCCGAGTTGTTGCCTGTGGTTTTGAGCTATTTAAGTGATTCTACAATGAGTGAAAAAGAAAAATTGTCTTACAATTTGCTCAAAGAATGGAATTATGAAAATACGGTTGAGCAACTCGCTCCTTCAATTTTTGAAGAACTTTGGAATCAATTGTTTATCTTAATTTGGGATGAAGTAGAAGCAGCCGAAATTGCTAAAACACCAATGGAATATCCACAAGCCTACCCCACTATTCAACTTTATACTACCCAACCCAATCACAAACTATTGGATATCAAAGCAACACCCGAAAAGGAAAATGCTGCAATGTTGGCGCAAAAAGCATTTTCGGCAGCAGTGACCGAACTCGATCTTTGGCAAGTAAAAAATGTAAAAGAATATACTTGGGGAAACTTCAAAGGTACTGCCATCACCCACTTAGCCAAGATTCCGACCTTTAGTATGCAGGGTTTGGCTACGAATGGTAACCGTGGAATTTTGAATGCAACAAGCGAAAGACATGGCCCTTCTTGGCGAATGGTTGTAGAATTGGGGGACTCTATACAGGCTTGGGGTGTTTATCCTGGCGGTCAATCGGGAAATCCTGGTAGCCCGTATTACACCAATTTTGTCAAAACATGGGTTGATGGCGAATATTATCCGCTTTGGTTCATGAAAAACGCTACGGATGAAAGTGGTGGAGTATTGTTGAAGCAGTCTTTCGGTAAATGA
- a CDS encoding Hsp70 family protein, which yields MSRYVYGVDFGTSNSALAIFDKQTNQIVHSFIDASILHFPFPQEYKGEYMVGKEGLQKFLRNSMRGRLMRSIKSALPNASFTQTTIYQVDYQLEDLVALILQSLKEKADDFVGENVTTAIFGRPVVFDEKPARDTLAQERLQKAAKIAGFQQVHFQYEPIAAAFTYERQLQSPEMVLVADLGGGTSDFTLMQLNPAKINQTDRSSDMIAKGGVHIGGDDLDAEVMWRKLVRYFGYGLQYQSMNKMLEVPSHYFRRLCAWQDLNYFKSEKVRKELDDFFYATNYSSEFNRLITLVERNLGYSVLQAIENAKIALSSEAETTIDFDQAHIEIHQKITRSEFNQFVHKDMQQIDDYLDVFLEDAFVEASDVDSVFMTGGSSLVPIVRELFAKRFGEKAIRSGDSFNSVAFGLAYSSVLF from the coding sequence ATGTCACGCTACGTTTATGGTGTCGATTTCGGAACAAGCAACTCCGCATTGGCCATTTTTGACAAACAAACCAATCAAATTGTTCACTCCTTTATAGACGCGTCCATTTTGCACTTCCCTTTTCCGCAAGAATACAAAGGGGAGTACATGGTTGGCAAGGAAGGATTGCAGAAGTTTTTGCGAAATTCGATGAGAGGACGGCTAATGCGTTCCATCAAATCAGCCCTACCGAATGCTTCCTTTACCCAAACAACCATCTATCAAGTCGACTACCAATTAGAAGATTTGGTCGCACTCATCCTGCAATCTCTGAAGGAAAAAGCCGATGATTTTGTAGGCGAAAACGTGACAACTGCCATCTTTGGGCGGCCTGTGGTTTTTGACGAAAAACCTGCAAGAGATACTTTGGCACAAGAACGTTTACAGAAAGCTGCAAAGATTGCAGGTTTTCAACAGGTTCATTTTCAGTACGAACCCATTGCAGCGGCTTTCACTTATGAACGTCAACTTCAATCTCCTGAAATGGTTTTGGTAGCAGATTTGGGAGGTGGTACTTCCGATTTTACCTTGATGCAGTTGAATCCTGCAAAAATCAATCAAACCGATCGAAGCTCGGATATGATTGCCAAAGGAGGTGTGCATATTGGTGGGGATGATTTGGATGCAGAGGTGATGTGGCGAAAATTGGTGCGGTATTTTGGTTATGGACTGCAATACCAATCCATGAACAAAATGCTGGAAGTGCCGAGTCATTATTTTCGTCGTTTGTGTGCTTGGCAAGACCTCAACTACTTCAAAAGCGAAAAAGTGCGCAAGGAATTGGATGACTTTTTTTATGCCACGAATTACAGCAGTGAATTCAACCGACTGATTACACTCGTTGAGCGAAACTTGGGCTACTCGGTTCTACAAGCCATTGAAAATGCAAAGATTGCACTATCAAGCGAAGCCGAAACAACGATTGATTTTGACCAAGCCCACATCGAAATTCACCAAAAAATCACCCGTTCGGAATTCAATCAGTTCGTACACAAAGACATGCAGCAGATTGACGACTACTTGGATGTCTTTTTGGAAGATGCTTTTGTGGAAGCATCGGATGTGGACAGCGTGTTTATGACAGGCGGAAGTTCGCTTGTGCCTATAGTGCGAGAATTATTTGCTAAACGGTTTGGAGAAAAAGCTATTCGGTCAGGCGATAGCTTCAATAGTGTGGCATTTGGATTGGCATATAGTTCGGTGTTGTTTTGA
- a CDS encoding DNA topoisomerase IV subunit B, translated as MSVTTYTEDNIKSLDWKQHIRLRPGMYIGKLGDGSAQDDGIYILIKEIIDNAIDEYVMGFGKKVEVHVSDKRVMVRDYGRGIPLGKVIDCVSKINTGGKYDSKAFKKSVGLNGVGTKAVNALSHYFRVESVRDGKKKIAEFKQGNIVKDHRIQDTDEQNGTYVLFEPDLTIFKHFKFIPEHLENQVKNYAYLNSGLSIFFNGQRYYSKNGLLDLLSSKTNGTELRYPIIHLKDDDIEVALTHGNAYGEEYYSFVNGQYTPLGGTHLSYFREAIVKTIRDFYGKSFDVADIRQALIGAISVRVEDPIFESQTKTKLGSQNMSPDGPTVRTFINDFLKEKLDNFLHKNKEVADELSKRIQQSERERKEIAGVKKLAKKRAKTANLHNKKLRDCRFHLNDKKDDDKSYNSTLFITEGDSASGSITKARDVETQAVFSLRGKPLNCYGSTKKVVYQNEEFNLLQHALNIEDGIDGLRYQKIVVATDADVDGMHIRLLLLTFFLQFFPEVVRNGHVYILETPLFRVRDKQQTIYCYDETEKRAAVQKLRGKPEITRFKGLGEISPDEFGNFIGEDIRLEPVIMSPDASIENILDYYMGKNTPDRQQFIINNLRMEEDLIVELAE; from the coding sequence ATGTCTGTAACAACATATACTGAAGATAACATAAAATCACTTGATTGGAAACAACACATTCGACTGCGTCCTGGAATGTATATTGGTAAATTAGGAGATGGCTCTGCACAAGATGATGGTATTTACATTCTCATCAAAGAAATCATTGACAATGCCATAGATGAATATGTAATGGGATTTGGCAAAAAAGTAGAAGTGCATGTATCAGATAAACGGGTGATGGTGCGAGATTACGGGCGTGGGATTCCATTGGGAAAAGTGATTGACTGTGTTTCGAAAATCAACACAGGCGGTAAATACGATTCCAAAGCCTTCAAAAAATCCGTAGGGTTGAATGGAGTCGGAACAAAAGCGGTCAATGCACTTTCTCACTACTTTCGTGTTGAGTCAGTAAGAGATGGTAAAAAAAAGATTGCAGAATTTAAACAGGGCAACATTGTAAAAGACCACCGCATACAAGATACCGATGAACAAAATGGCACGTATGTCCTTTTTGAACCTGATCTCACCATTTTTAAACACTTCAAATTCATACCTGAACATCTCGAAAATCAGGTAAAAAACTATGCCTACCTCAATTCGGGCTTGAGCATTTTCTTCAATGGTCAGCGGTATTATTCCAAAAATGGATTGCTTGATTTATTAAGTAGCAAAACCAATGGAACCGAACTGCGCTATCCTATTATTCACCTCAAAGATGATGACATTGAAGTAGCCCTCACACACGGCAATGCGTATGGGGAAGAATACTATTCTTTTGTAAACGGTCAATATACTCCCTTGGGAGGCACGCATTTATCCTATTTCAGAGAAGCAATTGTCAAAACGATTCGAGATTTTTATGGCAAAAGTTTCGATGTAGCAGACATTCGACAGGCATTGATTGGGGCAATCAGTGTACGGGTAGAAGATCCTATTTTTGAGTCGCAAACCAAAACCAAACTTGGTTCACAAAACATGAGTCCTGATGGGCCAACAGTGCGTACTTTTATCAATGATTTTTTGAAGGAAAAACTCGACAATTTCCTCCACAAAAACAAAGAAGTGGCCGATGAACTATCAAAACGTATCCAACAATCGGAAAGAGAACGCAAAGAAATTGCAGGGGTAAAAAAATTGGCAAAAAAACGCGCCAAAACTGCCAACCTTCACAACAAGAAATTGCGAGACTGCCGTTTTCATCTCAATGACAAAAAAGACGATGATAAATCCTACAATTCCACTCTATTTATCACCGAAGGAGATTCTGCAAGTGGTTCTATTACCAAAGCAAGAGATGTTGAAACCCAAGCGGTTTTTAGTCTCCGTGGAAAACCCTTGAACTGCTATGGAAGTACAAAGAAAGTAGTTTACCAAAATGAAGAATTCAACCTTTTGCAGCACGCCCTCAACATTGAAGATGGCATAGATGGTTTGCGCTACCAAAAAATTGTGGTGGCTACGGATGCCGATGTCGATGGTATGCACATTCGCTTATTGCTGCTGACCTTTTTCCTCCAATTCTTTCCTGAAGTGGTACGAAATGGTCATGTGTATATTTTAGAAACCCCCTTGTTTCGGGTAAGGGATAAACAACAAACGATTTACTGCTACGATGAAACCGAAAAAAGGGCTGCTGTTCAGAAACTTCGTGGCAAACCAGAAATTACTCGCTTCAAAGGTTTGGGAGAGATTTCGCCTGACGAATTTGGCAATTTTATTGGTGAAGACATTCGTCTTGAACCTGTGATTATGAGTCCAGATGCTTCTATTGAAAATATTTTGGATTACTACATGGGCAAAAACACTCCTGATCGTCAGCAGTTTATCATAAATAATTTGAGAATGGAAGAAGATTTGATTGTGGAGTTGGCGGAATAA